A genomic stretch from Vibrio algarum includes:
- a CDS encoding HD domain-containing phosphohydrolase produces MSDKPIVLLVDDTPGNLDVLIGVLNRHYQTRIAINGPLAIKLAQMQPQPDIILLDIMMPDMDGYQVCEILKSNPATSQIPIIFVTAKISPEDEIKGLELGAADYLTKPITPAIAQQRIKTQLSLYDQKRSLYEKVLEQTKEINHSKLETIHSLGRAAEYKDNETGMHVMRMSRYCHVLALAVGMSQEDADTLRDAAPMHDVGKIGIPDSVLLKPGKLDREEWSTMQTHVEIGVSILGQYSDSKLMLMAIDVAQNHHEKWDGSGYPKGIKEQEIPITGRIAAVADVFDALTSERPYKEAWPVEKAVNLLTEERGKHFDPQIVDLFIENLDEMLDIKSQFKD; encoded by the coding sequence ATGTCAGATAAACCTATCGTACTTTTGGTGGACGATACACCGGGAAATTTAGATGTTCTGATTGGTGTGTTGAATCGCCACTATCAAACACGTATTGCAATTAATGGCCCACTCGCGATAAAGCTAGCTCAAATGCAACCCCAACCAGACATTATTCTGCTCGATATTATGATGCCTGATATGGATGGGTATCAAGTCTGTGAAATCCTTAAATCTAATCCCGCCACCTCTCAAATTCCCATCATATTCGTAACGGCAAAAATATCACCAGAAGATGAGATTAAAGGGTTAGAACTTGGTGCTGCTGACTATTTAACAAAACCGATAACCCCCGCCATCGCGCAGCAACGCATCAAAACTCAGCTATCTCTTTATGATCAAAAGAGATCCTTATACGAAAAAGTATTGGAACAGACGAAAGAGATCAACCACAGCAAATTGGAAACTATCCATAGTCTGGGCAGAGCAGCAGAGTATAAAGATAACGAAACAGGTATGCACGTCATGCGCATGAGTCGATACTGTCACGTTTTAGCACTCGCGGTAGGGATGAGCCAAGAAGATGCCGACACATTACGCGATGCTGCGCCTATGCATGATGTGGGTAAAATTGGTATTCCAGACAGTGTTCTACTTAAACCTGGTAAACTTGACCGCGAGGAATGGTCCACAATGCAAACACATGTAGAGATAGGTGTCAGTATTTTAGGCCAGTACAGTGATTCTAAATTAATGTTAATGGCGATAGATGTCGCCCAAAACCACCATGAAAAATGGGACGGAAGTGGTTACCCTAAAGGTATCAAAGAACAAGAAATTCCAATTACAGGAAGAATCGCGGCTGTCGCGGATGTTTTTGATGCGCTTACTTCTGAACGACCATATAAAGAGGCTTGGCCAGTTGAAAAAGCGGTTAATTTGTTAACTGAAGAGAGAGGTAAACATTTTGACCCACAGATTGTCGATCTATTTATCGAAAATCTAGATGAAATGTTAGACATTAAATCTCAATTCAAAGACTAA